In one Bradyrhizobium cosmicum genomic region, the following are encoded:
- the fliL gene encoding flagellar basal body-associated protein FliL: MAENEAEGGAAAEGAEAAAPKSKFKLILIIVGALVLLGGGAATWFLFFRHGEDEHHAEAAPPPKPPAFVEVPDIMVNLAGSPGERVQYLKLKVVLELKEEKQIETIKPTMPRITDIFQTYVRELRSSDLNGSAGIFRLKEELTKRVNAAVAPVQVSAVLFKEVVIQ; encoded by the coding sequence ATGGCAGAGAATGAAGCGGAAGGCGGCGCAGCCGCCGAAGGCGCGGAAGCCGCTGCCCCCAAGAGCAAGTTCAAGCTGATCCTGATCATCGTCGGCGCACTCGTCCTGCTCGGGGGCGGCGCTGCGACCTGGTTCCTGTTCTTCCGCCATGGCGAGGACGAGCATCACGCCGAGGCGGCGCCCCCGCCGAAGCCGCCGGCCTTCGTCGAGGTGCCCGACATCATGGTCAACCTTGCCGGCTCGCCCGGTGAGCGCGTGCAATACCTGAAGCTGAAGGTCGTGCTGGAGCTGAAGGAAGAGAAGCAGATCGAGACGATCAAGCCGACGATGCCGCGCATCACCGACATCTTCCAGACCTATGTGCGCGAATTGCGCTCGTCCGACCTCAACGGTTCCGCCGGCATCTTCCGCCTCAAGGAAGAGCTGACCAAGCGCGTCAACGCGGCGGTCGCGCCGGTCCAGGTCAGCGCGGTGCTGTTCAAGGAAGTCGTGATCCAGTGA
- a CDS encoding flagellar basal body P-ring protein FlgI: MPGVRWVRILGVACAALSALALSVAPASATSRIKDLANIEGVRQNQLIGYGLVVGLNGTGDTLNNIPFTKQSLQAMLERMGVNIRGATIRTGNVAAVMVTGNLPAFATQGTRMDVTVSALGDAKDLRGGTLLVTPLLGADGNVYAVAQGSVAISGFQAEGEAAKIVRGVPTVGRIVNGAIIEREIEFALNRLPTVRLALRNADFTTAKRIAAAINDYLGLKTAEPIDPSTVQLSIPPDFKGNVVAFLTEIEQLQVDPDLAAKIIIDERSGIIVMGRDVRVATVAVAQGNLTVTISESPQVSQPNPLSRGRTVVTPRTGVSVTEDGKKLAVVKDGVSLQQLVDGLNGLGIGPRDLISILQAIKAAGAIEADIEVM; this comes from the coding sequence ATGCCAGGCGTTCGTTGGGTAAGGATTCTTGGGGTGGCTTGCGCCGCGCTGTCAGCGCTGGCGCTCTCGGTCGCGCCCGCAAGCGCGACGTCGCGCATCAAGGATCTCGCCAATATCGAGGGCGTGCGGCAGAACCAGCTCATCGGCTACGGCCTCGTCGTCGGCCTCAACGGCACCGGCGACACGCTCAACAACATCCCCTTCACGAAGCAGTCGCTGCAGGCGATGCTCGAGCGCATGGGCGTCAACATCCGCGGCGCCACCATCCGCACCGGCAACGTCGCAGCCGTGATGGTGACGGGCAATCTGCCGGCCTTCGCCACCCAGGGCACGCGCATGGATGTCACGGTTTCCGCGCTCGGCGACGCCAAGGATCTGCGCGGCGGCACGCTGCTGGTCACGCCGCTGCTCGGCGCCGACGGCAACGTCTACGCGGTCGCACAGGGCTCGGTCGCGATCTCCGGCTTCCAGGCCGAAGGTGAAGCGGCCAAGATCGTGCGCGGCGTCCCGACCGTGGGCCGCATCGTCAACGGCGCCATCATCGAGCGCGAGATCGAGTTCGCGCTTAATCGGCTGCCGACCGTCCGGCTGGCGCTGCGCAACGCCGATTTCACCACGGCCAAGCGGATCGCGGCCGCGATCAACGACTATCTCGGCCTCAAGACCGCCGAGCCGATCGACCCTTCGACGGTGCAGTTGTCGATCCCGCCGGACTTCAAGGGCAACGTCGTCGCCTTCCTCACCGAGATCGAGCAGCTCCAGGTCGATCCCGACCTCGCCGCCAAGATCATCATCGACGAGCGCAGCGGCATCATCGTGATGGGCCGCGACGTCCGCGTCGCCACCGTCGCGGTGGCGCAGGGCAACCTGACCGTCACCATCTCCGAGAGCCCGCAGGTCAGCCAGCCCAACCCGCTGTCACGCGGCCGTACCGTAGTCACGCCACGCACCGGCGTCAGCGTCACCGAGGACGGCAAGAAACTCGCCGTCGTCAAGGACGGCGTCTCGCTGCAACAGCTCGTCGACGGCCTCAACGGCCTCGGCATCGGCCCCCGCGACCTCATCAGCATCCTGCAGGCGATCAAGGCCGCCGGCGCGATCGAAGCCGACATCGAGGTGATGTGA
- the flgJ gene encoding flagellar assembly peptidoglycan hydrolase FlgJ, whose product MQTGMINTPHVATSPAFSVESRNGRPDFELAAALQKVPPKQQAKAQKTATDFEAMFLNSMFSQMTSGLKGEGPFGDTTGTGVWRSMLTEQYSRNFAKAGGVGVATEVYRTLIMQQAKTIRTA is encoded by the coding sequence ATGCAGACCGGCATGATCAATACCCCGCACGTCGCGACGTCCCCAGCGTTCTCCGTCGAGAGCCGTAACGGCCGCCCCGACTTCGAGCTCGCCGCCGCGCTGCAAAAAGTTCCGCCGAAGCAACAGGCGAAGGCGCAGAAGACCGCCACCGATTTCGAGGCGATGTTCCTCAACAGCATGTTCTCGCAGATGACCTCGGGCCTGAAGGGTGAAGGTCCGTTCGGCGACACGACGGGCACCGGCGTGTGGCGCTCGATGCTGACCGAGCAATATTCCAGGAACTTCGCCAAGGCCGGCGGCGTCGGCGTCGCAACCGAGGTCTACCGCACCCTCATCATGCAGCAGGCGAAAACCATCCGCACGGCATAA
- a CDS encoding winged helix-turn-helix transcriptional regulator has product MDFETGMENLTSICEGDCDCSPDPALLTDFKRAIHALGGKWKLEILFALMNGAVRFGALRRSIGGITQHMLTTQLRELEQDGLVSRTVFAEKPLRVEYELTDAAYGLLPAFKEILSWSRLYGDARLVASQQA; this is encoded by the coding sequence ATGGATTTCGAGACCGGTATGGAAAACCTGACCAGCATTTGCGAGGGCGACTGCGATTGCAGCCCCGACCCCGCCCTACTCACCGACTTCAAGCGGGCGATCCACGCGCTCGGCGGCAAGTGGAAACTGGAGATCCTGTTCGCGCTGATGAACGGCGCAGTTCGCTTCGGCGCCTTGCGGCGATCGATTGGCGGCATCACCCAGCACATGCTGACCACGCAACTGCGCGAACTCGAGCAGGATGGCCTGGTGTCGCGCACCGTCTTCGCGGAGAAACCGCTGCGGGTGGAGTACGAGCTGACGGATGCGGCCTACGGCCTGCTGCCGGCGTTTAAGGAAATATTGAGCTGGTCCAGGCTTTATGGGGATGCGCGCCTCGTGGCGTCGCAGCAGGCCTGA
- the flgF gene encoding flagellar basal-body rod protein FlgF, with the protein MQNALLIGLSRQMTLERQMDVIANNVANANTNGFKADHSLFEEFLNSNAREDNFIASDRRVSYVQDRGTFRDVGQGPMEPTNNPLDMAIDGNAFFAVQAGGGERYTRDGKFSLNSTGQLVTSDGNLVLGTGGPITFQPTDHDINVAPDGTVTVLEGTARTDSIRGKIRMASFDDPAKLTKLGANLYDAGSAVIQADAKSVVRQGYIEKSNVNSVGEMSRMVEVMRSYTAIANLLQQQSDLHKSAIEKLADVPA; encoded by the coding sequence ATGCAGAACGCGCTTCTGATCGGCTTGTCACGGCAGATGACGTTGGAGCGGCAGATGGATGTCATCGCCAACAACGTTGCCAACGCCAACACCAACGGCTTCAAGGCCGACCATTCGCTGTTCGAGGAATTCCTCAATTCGAACGCGCGTGAGGACAATTTCATCGCCTCCGACCGCCGGGTCTCCTATGTGCAGGACCGCGGCACCTTCCGCGACGTCGGCCAGGGGCCGATGGAGCCGACCAACAATCCGCTCGACATGGCGATCGACGGCAACGCGTTTTTCGCTGTGCAGGCCGGCGGCGGCGAGCGCTACACCCGCGACGGCAAATTCTCGCTCAACAGCACCGGCCAGCTCGTCACCTCCGACGGCAACCTCGTGCTCGGCACCGGCGGCCCGATCACCTTCCAGCCGACCGACCACGACATCAACGTCGCCCCCGACGGCACCGTCACCGTGCTCGAGGGCACGGCCAGGACCGACTCGATCCGCGGCAAGATCCGCATGGCCTCGTTCGACGATCCGGCCAAGCTGACCAAGCTCGGCGCCAACCTCTATGACGCCGGCTCCGCCGTCATCCAGGCCGACGCCAAGTCCGTGGTCCGCCAGGGCTACATCGAGAAATCGAACGTCAACTCGGTCGGCGAGATGAGCCGCATGGTCGAAGTCATGCGCAGCTACACCGCCATCGCCAATCTGCTCCAGCAGCAGAGCGACCTCCACAAATCGGCGATCGAGAAGCTCGCCGACGTTCCGGCCTGA
- a CDS encoding NAD(P)-dependent oxidoreductase produces the protein MKIAVAGASGRAGSEITKELARRGHTVTAIARNPENIAALPNVTPTKGDVLDQAGLAKLWAGHDAAVSSVHFLASDPLRLIGAAKESKVGRYLVVGGAGSLEVAPGVKLVTTPGFPAEYKAEAEKGGAFLDLLRQEKDLNWTFISPSALFIEGERTGKFRLGTDQLLADASGKSWISFADYAIALADEIERPAHARQRFTVGY, from the coding sequence ATGAAGATCGCAGTCGCCGGCGCCTCCGGCCGGGCCGGGTCGGAAATTACCAAGGAACTGGCCCGTCGTGGCCACACGGTTACGGCCATCGCCCGGAACCCCGAGAACATTGCGGCCCTGCCGAATGTCACGCCCACCAAGGGCGACGTGCTCGACCAGGCGGGCCTTGCCAAGCTGTGGGCCGGACACGACGCGGCCGTGAGTTCCGTGCACTTCCTGGCCAGCGACCCGCTCAGGCTGATCGGCGCGGCAAAGGAATCCAAGGTCGGCCGCTACCTCGTCGTCGGCGGAGCCGGCAGCCTGGAAGTCGCTCCGGGCGTGAAATTGGTTACAACCCCCGGTTTTCCGGCCGAATACAAGGCGGAAGCGGAAAAAGGCGGGGCATTCCTCGACCTGCTGCGGCAGGAGAAGGACCTGAACTGGACCTTCATCTCGCCTTCGGCCCTGTTCATCGAGGGGGAGCGGACCGGTAAGTTCCGGCTCGGGACCGACCAGCTTCTCGCAGATGCGAGCGGGAAGAGCTGGATCAGCTTCGCCGACTACGCCATCGCGCTCGCCGACGAGATCGAGCGGCCGGCCCATGCGCGGCAGCGTTTCACGGTCGGTTACTAG
- a CDS encoding SDR family oxidoreductase translates to MSTVLVTGGSGFVGSHVVLQLLAAGHAVRTTVRRPDRRDDVLAMLREGGVTSPESLSFLTADLTGDAGWREAVAGCDYVLHVASPLSTSVPKEENEMIIPARDGTLRVLRAARDAGVRRVVITSSLGAIGYGHSPREKPFDETDWTNLEGADVQPYIKSKTLAERAAWDFVAREGGGLELSVVNPAGIFGSVLGPDFSGSIEIVKSLLDGAMPAVPRVYFGVVDVRDVADLHLRAMIAPEAKGERFIAVSGEAMSILDIARVLRRELGPAARRVPRLQAPDWLVRLAANRIPLLRAVVPMLGKVRHSTSAKARSLLGWQARSNEEAILATAESLIRLGLVKA, encoded by the coding sequence ATGAGCACCGTTCTGGTCACCGGCGGGTCCGGCTTCGTCGGCAGCCACGTCGTCCTGCAACTTCTGGCCGCCGGTCACGCGGTGCGGACGACGGTGCGCCGGCCGGACCGGAGGGACGACGTGTTGGCGATGCTGCGCGAGGGTGGGGTGACTTCGCCGGAAAGCCTGTCCTTCCTGACCGCCGACCTCACCGGGGACGCGGGCTGGCGCGAGGCGGTTGCCGGTTGCGACTACGTGCTCCATGTCGCCTCGCCCCTGTCGACCAGCGTTCCCAAGGAGGAGAACGAGATGATCATCCCGGCGCGTGACGGGACGCTGCGGGTGTTGCGTGCCGCGCGGGATGCCGGCGTCAGGCGGGTCGTCATCACCTCCTCGCTGGGCGCCATCGGCTATGGCCATTCGCCGCGCGAAAAGCCGTTCGACGAGACCGACTGGACTAATCTCGAAGGCGCCGACGTGCAGCCCTACATCAAGTCCAAGACGCTGGCCGAGCGGGCGGCCTGGGATTTCGTCGCGCGTGAGGGCGGCGGGCTGGAACTGTCGGTGGTCAATCCCGCTGGCATTTTCGGTTCGGTGCTGGGGCCAGACTTCTCCGGCTCGATCGAGATCGTCAAATCGCTGCTCGACGGTGCCATGCCGGCGGTGCCGCGGGTCTATTTCGGCGTGGTCGACGTGCGCGACGTCGCCGATCTGCATCTGCGGGCCATGATTGCGCCCGAGGCGAAAGGCGAGCGCTTCATCGCGGTGTCCGGCGAGGCGATGTCGATCCTTGACATCGCCAGGGTGCTGCGGCGGGAACTCGGTCCGGCCGCGCGGCGGGTTCCGCGGCTCCAGGCCCCGGACTGGCTGGTGCGGCTGGCCGCCAACCGGATTCCGCTGCTGCGTGCGGTGGTGCCGATGCTCGGCAAGGTCAGGCATTCCACCAGCGCCAAGGCAAGGTCGCTGCTCGGCTGGCAGGCCCGCTCCAATGAAGAGGCGATCCTGGCGACGGCCGAGAGCCTGATCCGGCTCGGTCTCGTCAAGGCGTGA
- the flgA gene encoding flagellar basal body P-ring formation chaperone FlgA: MIRTTLATISVLLALALPARAADDFIAAPTLRASVTVTSDVVRVGDLIDNAGSAAMIPVYRSPDLGTTGALPVAQVLSVLRGKQVIGVMTGDIKEVQVTRLARTLVHKDLENAVASALERRFGLGDAANITVTFDRGISDMRLDASNSGALQPVATRYDARSGRFDVAFEIVNDSNPTPTKLRFTGNAIETVEVAVLARDIDRADILKSSDLALERRPKAEVAGEAASRDRVIGMQLRRPMRAGTPIRVADIVKPDFVSRDQSVTVIYQVPGIYLTTRGKALESGAEGDTVSVLNLQTKRTLTGTVTARGQITVQGASQSAPTPAAVEQTSSLKRDEAPAPVDTAALLRNLVQAPASPAQIAQAQIPQVRVTQAPAKSE, from the coding sequence ATGATCCGCACCACTCTTGCCACGATCTCCGTCCTCCTCGCGCTGGCGCTACCGGCGCGGGCCGCCGACGATTTCATCGCGGCGCCGACGCTGCGCGCCAGCGTCACCGTCACCTCGGACGTGGTGCGGGTCGGCGATCTCATCGACAATGCCGGCTCGGCCGCAATGATCCCGGTCTACCGCTCGCCCGATCTCGGCACCACCGGCGCACTGCCGGTCGCGCAGGTGCTGTCGGTGCTGCGCGGAAAACAGGTGATCGGCGTGATGACCGGCGACATCAAGGAAGTCCAGGTCACCCGCCTCGCCCGCACGCTCGTTCACAAGGACCTCGAAAACGCGGTCGCCTCGGCGCTGGAGCGCCGGTTCGGACTTGGGGACGCCGCCAACATCACCGTCACCTTCGACCGCGGCATCTCCGACATGCGGCTGGACGCTTCCAACAGCGGCGCGCTGCAGCCGGTCGCGACCCGCTACGACGCCCGCAGCGGCCGCTTCGACGTCGCCTTCGAGATCGTCAACGACAGCAATCCGACGCCGACCAAGCTGCGCTTCACCGGCAACGCGATCGAGACGGTGGAAGTGGCCGTGCTGGCGCGCGACATCGACCGCGCCGACATCCTGAAATCCTCCGACCTTGCGCTGGAGCGCCGGCCTAAGGCCGAGGTCGCCGGCGAGGCCGCCTCGCGCGACCGCGTCATCGGCATGCAGCTGCGCCGGCCGATGCGGGCGGGCACGCCGATCCGCGTCGCCGATATCGTCAAGCCCGACTTCGTGTCGCGCGACCAGAGCGTCACCGTGATCTACCAGGTTCCCGGGATCTACCTCACCACCCGCGGCAAGGCGCTCGAGAGCGGCGCCGAGGGCGACACCGTGAGCGTTCTCAATCTGCAGACCAAGCGCACGCTGACCGGGACCGTCACCGCCCGCGGCCAGATCACCGTCCAGGGCGCCAGCCAGTCCGCGCCGACGCCGGCTGCGGTCGAGCAGACCTCCTCGCTCAAGCGCGACGAAGCGCCCGCCCCCGTCGACACTGCTGCCCTGCTCCGGAACCTGGTCCAGGCCCCCGCGTCTCCGGCCCAGATCGCACAGGCCCAGATCCCGCAAGTTCGCGTCACGCAAGCTCCAGCCAAGTCAGAGTAA
- a CDS encoding winged helix-turn-helix transcriptional regulator, which produces MKPDVYAANCPTRQILDRVGDKWAVLILLLLREEPMRFNQLRRTIEGISQKMLSQVLKSLERDGLIKRHAIATVPVTVEYSITQLGVTLAAAVDPLRDWAEQNLKDVLAAQRRYDSQLKDVAA; this is translated from the coding sequence ATGAAGCCAGACGTCTATGCAGCGAACTGCCCCACACGCCAGATCCTCGATCGCGTCGGCGACAAATGGGCGGTGCTGATCCTGCTGCTGCTGCGCGAGGAGCCGATGCGCTTCAATCAGTTGCGCCGCACGATTGAAGGCATTTCGCAGAAGATGCTGAGCCAGGTTCTCAAATCACTCGAGCGCGACGGATTGATCAAGCGTCACGCCATCGCAACCGTTCCGGTGACGGTAGAATATTCGATCACGCAACTCGGCGTGACGCTCGCCGCCGCGGTCGATCCGCTGCGCGACTGGGCCGAGCAGAATTTGAAAGACGTGCTCGCTGCCCAGCGCCGTTACGACTCGCAGCTGAAGGATGTGGCGGCGTAG
- the flgH gene encoding flagellar basal body L-ring protein FlgH — protein sequence MSSFSSAFRLRRIAISALLLATCALASGCSSIDRLSQIGEQPKLSAIDNPTTQPGYKPVQMPMPKPEVASYNPNSLWRNGSRAFFKDQRAHQIGDLLTVTVNITDKANLSNETQRSRTAKEDSGITDFIGSQTVTQPLKVLPGRLLTTDSTSSADGKGSVNRTEALQTNVAAVVTQVLPNGNLVVEGKQEIRVNYEIRELVVAGIVRPEDIQSDNTIDSSKIAQARIAYGGRGQITDVQQPRYGQQVMDVLLPF from the coding sequence ATGTCCAGTTTCAGTTCGGCTTTCCGTCTTCGTCGCATAGCGATCTCTGCCCTGCTGCTGGCCACCTGCGCGCTGGCGAGCGGCTGCTCCTCGATCGACCGCCTGTCGCAGATCGGCGAGCAGCCGAAACTGTCGGCGATCGACAATCCGACGACGCAGCCCGGCTACAAGCCGGTGCAGATGCCGATGCCGAAGCCGGAAGTCGCCTCCTACAATCCGAACTCGCTGTGGCGCAACGGCAGCCGCGCCTTCTTCAAGGACCAGCGCGCCCACCAGATCGGCGACCTCCTGACCGTGACCGTGAACATCACCGACAAGGCCAACCTCTCCAACGAGACCCAGCGCAGCCGAACCGCCAAGGAAGATTCGGGAATTACCGACTTCATCGGCAGTCAGACCGTCACACAGCCGCTCAAGGTCCTGCCCGGTCGCCTTCTCACCACCGACTCGACGTCCTCCGCCGACGGCAAGGGTTCGGTCAATCGCACGGAAGCGTTGCAGACCAACGTCGCCGCGGTTGTCACCCAGGTGCTGCCGAACGGCAACCTCGTGGTCGAAGGTAAGCAGGAGATCCGCGTCAACTACGAGATCCGCGAGCTCGTGGTCGCCGGCATCGTCCGGCCCGAAGACATCCAGAGCGACAACACCATCGATTCCAGCAAGATCGCGCAAGCCCGCATCGCCTACGGCGGCCGCGGCCAGATCACGGACGTGCAGCAGCCGCGCTACGGCCAGCAAGTCATGGACGTTCTGCTGCCCTTCTAA
- the flgG gene encoding flagellar basal-body rod protein FlgG encodes MQALHTAATGMAAQELNVQVISNNIANLRTTGFKKQTAAFQDLIYEHVRRVGAQASDQGTILPVGVDVGGGVKTVGTPRSMTQGTLSQTGNDLDLAISGEGFFKILMPDGTYQYTRDGTFQMDNQGRIVTAQGNPVQPTITIPNNASGIAVSEQGQVSVTLPGSSTSSIIGQIGVTRFINKAGLQPVGSNLFTETPASGSPQDGTANSEGYGKVTQGSLEQANVDVVSEMSDLIAAQRAYEMNAKVISAADQMMQSTTALFR; translated from the coding sequence ATGCAAGCGCTCCACACCGCTGCGACCGGAATGGCGGCCCAGGAACTCAACGTCCAGGTCATCTCCAACAACATCGCCAACTTGCGCACCACCGGCTTCAAGAAGCAGACGGCGGCGTTCCAGGACCTGATCTACGAACACGTGCGCCGCGTCGGCGCACAGGCCTCGGACCAGGGCACCATCCTGCCCGTCGGCGTCGACGTCGGCGGCGGCGTCAAGACCGTCGGCACGCCGCGCAGCATGACGCAGGGCACCCTGTCGCAGACCGGCAACGACCTTGATCTCGCGATCTCGGGCGAAGGCTTCTTCAAGATCCTGATGCCCGACGGCACCTACCAGTACACCCGCGACGGCACCTTCCAGATGGACAATCAGGGCCGCATCGTCACGGCGCAGGGCAACCCTGTGCAGCCGACCATCACCATCCCGAACAACGCCTCTGGCATCGCGGTGAGCGAGCAGGGCCAGGTCTCGGTGACGCTGCCGGGCTCGTCGACCTCCTCGATCATCGGCCAGATCGGCGTGACCCGTTTCATCAACAAGGCCGGCCTGCAGCCGGTCGGCAGCAACCTGTTCACCGAAACGCCGGCCTCCGGCTCGCCGCAGGACGGCACGGCGAACTCCGAAGGCTACGGCAAGGTCACTCAGGGAAGCCTGGAGCAGGCCAATGTCGACGTCGTTTCGGAGATGAGCGATCTGATCGCCGCGCAGCGCGCCTATGAGATGAACGCCAAGGTCATCAGCGCCGCCGACCAGATGATGCAATCAACCACGGCGCTGTTCCGCTGA
- a CDS encoding flagellar assembly protein FliX yields MRIYGPNGTTLGTPASQAKRTGSGTFVLPDASSAQETRSAAAPKAAANIDALLALQGIEEDPVERRKRSVARGRTALDVLDDLKMGLLSGNLDASTVMRLRDAATNLKSSSGDPGLDSVLSEIELRVEVELAKAGQA; encoded by the coding sequence ATGCGCATCTACGGACCGAACGGCACAACGCTTGGAACGCCGGCCAGCCAGGCCAAGCGGACGGGCTCCGGCACCTTCGTCCTGCCCGACGCCTCGTCGGCTCAGGAGACGCGGAGCGCTGCCGCACCGAAGGCCGCCGCCAACATCGATGCGCTGCTCGCACTGCAGGGCATCGAGGAGGATCCGGTCGAGCGCCGCAAGCGCTCGGTCGCCCGCGGCAGGACCGCGCTCGACGTGCTCGACGATCTCAAGATGGGTCTGCTGTCCGGCAATCTGGACGCGTCGACGGTGATGCGGCTGCGGGATGCCGCGACGAATCTGAAATCGTCCTCCGGTGATCCCGGTCTCGATTCCGTGCTGTCCGAGATCGAGCTGCGCGTCGAGGTCGAACTCGCCAAGGCAGGGCAGGCGTAG
- a CDS encoding 2-keto-4-pentenoate hydratase produces the protein MDNILKAAKAIALARRNHAPLAALEVPPADEDEGYEVQRALHDLLLPHAGPLVGYKIGCTSPVMQEYIGIPHPCGGGVFQKGVHDSGVKLAAADYVRVGVECEIAVRLKRDLAAGEAPFTAEWVGEAVEAYHPAIEIVDDRYVKWETMGAPTLIADDFFAAGCVLGPSVPRSSVPDLKAVKGRAIVNGEEVSHGTGADVLGHPHNALAWLANHLAAEGKGLHAGQLVLTGSLVKTLWLKAGDKVRMELDGLGVVEAEFT, from the coding sequence ATGGACAATATTCTCAAAGCCGCAAAGGCGATCGCGCTGGCGCGGCGCAACCACGCGCCGCTTGCCGCGCTTGAGGTTCCTCCCGCCGACGAGGACGAAGGCTACGAAGTCCAGCGCGCGCTGCACGATCTGCTGCTGCCGCATGCCGGGCCGCTGGTCGGCTACAAGATCGGCTGCACCAGCCCGGTGATGCAGGAATATATCGGCATTCCGCACCCCTGCGGCGGCGGCGTGTTCCAGAAGGGCGTGCACGACAGCGGCGTCAAGCTCGCGGCCGCCGACTATGTCCGCGTCGGCGTCGAATGCGAAATCGCGGTGCGGCTGAAGCGCGACCTTGCCGCCGGCGAGGCGCCGTTCACGGCCGAATGGGTCGGCGAAGCCGTCGAGGCCTATCATCCTGCGATCGAGATCGTCGACGACCGCTACGTGAAGTGGGAGACGATGGGCGCGCCGACGCTGATCGCCGACGACTTCTTCGCCGCCGGCTGCGTGCTTGGGCCGTCCGTGCCGCGCTCATCGGTGCCGGACCTCAAGGCGGTCAAGGGCCGCGCCATCGTCAACGGCGAGGAGGTCAGCCACGGCACCGGCGCCGACGTGCTCGGCCATCCCCACAACGCGCTCGCCTGGCTCGCCAACCATCTCGCCGCCGAGGGCAAGGGCCTGCACGCCGGCCAGCTCGTGTTGACCGGGAGCCTGGTCAAGACGCTGTGGCTGAAGGCCGGCGACAAGGTGCGGATGGAGCTGGACGGGCTGGGCGTGGTGGAGGCGGAGTTTACGTAA
- the dksA gene encoding RNA polymerase-binding protein DksA yields the protein MNDRQKEYFRLKLLAWKDEILKESKLTLQALQEENVNHPDLADRASSETDRAIELRARDRQRKLIAKIDAALQRIEDNTYGYCEDTGEPISLKRLEARPIATLSVEAQERHEKREKVYRDE from the coding sequence ATGAACGACCGGCAGAAGGAGTACTTCCGTTTGAAGCTCCTCGCCTGGAAGGATGAGATCCTCAAAGAGTCCAAGCTCACCCTGCAAGCGCTGCAGGAGGAGAACGTCAACCACCCCGATCTCGCCGATCGGGCATCGTCCGAAACCGACCGCGCCATCGAACTCCGCGCCCGCGACCGCCAGCGCAAGTTGATCGCCAAGATCGACGCCGCGCTTCAGCGCATCGAGGACAACACCTACGGCTATTGCGAGGATACCGGCGAGCCGATCTCTTTGAAGCGGCTCGAAGCCCGGCCCATCGCGACGCTCTCGGTGGAAGCGCAGGAGCGCCACGAGAAACGCGAGAAGGTCTATCGCGACGAATAG
- the flaF gene encoding flagellar biosynthesis regulator FlaF: MSNSAASAYARVATTTASPRDVEAQTLLKAANKLQDAINSADPFSEQTTHALMFNRKLWTIFLSEAMRDNNPQPLDVRQKIANISVFVLSQTAALQMSPQFDHFRPLIEINRNIAAGLSGRP; encoded by the coding sequence ATGTCGAATTCCGCTGCCTCGGCTTACGCGCGTGTTGCAACGACCACCGCATCTCCTCGCGACGTCGAGGCGCAGACCCTGCTCAAGGCCGCCAACAAGCTGCAGGACGCGATCAACAGCGCCGACCCGTTCAGCGAGCAGACCACACACGCGCTGATGTTCAACCGCAAGCTCTGGACGATCTTCCTCAGCGAGGCGATGCGCGACAACAATCCGCAGCCGCTGGACGTCCGGCAGAAGATCGCCAACATCAGCGTGTTCGTGTTGAGCCAGACCGCGGCGCTCCAGATGAGCCCGCAGTTCGATCACTTCCGTCCGCTGATCGAGATCAACCGCAATATCGCCGCCGGTCTGTCCGGTCGTCCCTGA